One Vulcanisaeta thermophila DNA segment encodes these proteins:
- a CDS encoding phosphoadenosine phosphosulfate reductase family protein, with translation MSLVLSGDVAKRLIELSEALGVTPSEYVKMLLDRASLGRRVDLMPLRFKVKVAEIVAEAALEVFSKPLVVWSGGKDSTVTLHIVRRVAEGLGKSFDVVFIDHYMHFEETLDFVRKVVSEWGLRLFIKGNERLRGFRYGDVVKVDELDPRDRDELLKIGYGKPEFTFSLNNIAANHLLKTVPLLEFIRDGGYDGVFVGIRWDENPARASEVFFSRRSDPVHIRVHPILHFTERDIWDYTLSNKLPINPLYYRGYRSIDDKYETKPTGNKPAWEQDLERTPERVGRAQDKEGIMELLRRYGYM, from the coding sequence ATGTCTCTTGTTCTCTCTGGTGATGTTGCTAAGAGGCTTATTGAGTTGAGTGAGGCCTTGGGTGTAACTCCCAGTGAGTATGTTAAGATGCTGCTGGATAGGGCTTCGTTAGGTAGGCGTGTTGACTTAATGCCCCTTAGGTTTAAGGTTAAGGTTGCGGAGATTGTTGCCGAGGCGGCACTAGAGGTCTTTAGTAAGCCGTTGGTTGTGTGGAGTGGTGGTAAGGATAGTACGGTCACATTGCACATCGTTAGGAGAGTTGCTGAGGGGCTCGGTAAGTCCTTTGACGTGGTCTTCATAGACCATTACATGCATTTTGAGGAGACGCTGGACTTCGTGAGAAAGGTCGTCAGTGAGTGGGGGCTTAGATTGTTTATTAAGGGTAATGAGAGGCTTAGGGGGTTTAGGTACGGTGATGTGGTTAAGGTAGATGAACTAGACCCCAGGGATAGGGATGAGCTCCTGAAGATTGGGTACGGTAAGCCTGAGTTCACGTTTAGCTTAAACAACATAGCGGCAAACCACTTACTAAAAACGGTGCCGCTCCTTGAGTTCATAAGGGATGGCGGTTACGACGGCGTCTTCGTAGGTATTAGGTGGGATGAGAACCCAGCAAGGGCCTCTGAGGTATTCTTCAGTAGGCGCTCAGACCCAGTGCACATCAGGGTACACCCAATACTACACTTCACGGAAAGGGACATATGGGACTACACACTAAGCAATAAACTACCAATAAACCCACTTTACTACAGGGGCTATAGGAGTATTGATGATAAGTACGAAACAAAACCAACCGGTAACAAACCAGCCTGGGAACAAGACCTAGAGAGAACCCCCGAGAGGGTTGGTAGGGCCCAGGACAAGGAGGGGATAATGGAGCTCCTGAGGCGCTACGGCTACATGTGA